Proteins encoded within one genomic window of Amorphoplanes friuliensis DSM 7358:
- a CDS encoding NACHT domain-containing protein, which produces MSGSPYTLETAREILAGQRSPVVKALDKLLGYGILAAGPLGLATGHPWLLAAWQWVDQKNELMVHLDGLVATGRKKLGKATGRRRHELLAATHTALVTAAFFEALQAIAGPATGDLSDDDRRRLVGEPGTDQLFHDAVEQLLAVEIDLPWAGSGFDATVHSSIRPYYMTLAHRTLSWMSNFAAWTERFGTGTGPRPLHAQIVEHAVERYRAEYLALAAEVPEFHIWTVMGEHSAAQNALGRLEELVGGLVAAPRTRADAARDTLAALNRGVLGRPVVEADGLTAVRSPTVDRGYVEPHFRWAVMDRRSQPSREDWWSLQPEGTDLAGFLAAHFASPRAATLPLVVLGHPGAGKSLLTRVCAARLSTDAFTTVRIPLRDAPAGRIYRQVEDVLTETTHGKVEWRQLCEASKKRVRVLLIDGLDELMQATGATESNYLRDVADFQRAELEMDSPVAALVTSRTVVADTATIPQGCLVVKLMDFTDEQIDTWVQRWTEANAVAIREGHVRRIYPGALRTHDELARQPLLLLLLAMLASEQDLPEGATSAGLYRTLLDKFVARELDRPDVTGDDTNPEQKRRDELWKLGVVAFGMVNRGKQFLHEDDLAEDLRGLSSSRSARPPDPARRVIGRFFFVHTSEAEGGAGGRSYEFLHATFADYLIAHHAARLLREAATSWRTSGESQGWNDDLLFALLSHVVLGGSGSQSIDFFWDITDDPEELGPFLEHLVAAAHYRRRDNQFDSYDPSGRTVVQRIAVYTSNLVRLRVVLKQGPVAVAAFCPDDVEVETWWPAQVRLWEAVLSKTELETTIDYLSLDRSGVPTITWESTEGYYEDTLPWLALDRKNVIRSAAARGLLQPHYYEELIAPVGSDIADAAENLGFALRSHFGGPHIEESFVVEDENHPDLTQLRRLEISVMAKFAADFSYADVVRMIDRVDVEAEIPTLDRALLVVQHPRLLMNVPDMNAVRDEYGLINIMFALARLVPDDGREIFEELIETSEANRGIAETPEGRAVASLPPELGRRLIPELAKSILARQYP; this is translated from the coding sequence ATGAGCGGATCGCCGTACACGTTGGAGACTGCCCGGGAGATCCTGGCCGGTCAGCGATCACCGGTGGTGAAGGCGCTCGACAAGCTGCTCGGTTACGGGATTCTGGCGGCCGGTCCGCTCGGTCTGGCCACCGGCCACCCGTGGCTCCTCGCGGCGTGGCAGTGGGTCGATCAGAAGAACGAACTGATGGTCCACCTCGACGGTCTTGTCGCCACCGGGCGCAAGAAGCTCGGCAAGGCCACCGGCCGGCGGCGGCACGAACTGCTCGCCGCCACGCACACCGCACTGGTCACCGCGGCGTTTTTCGAGGCGCTGCAGGCGATTGCCGGGCCGGCCACCGGTGATCTGAGCGATGACGACCGCCGGCGGTTGGTCGGTGAGCCGGGCACGGATCAGCTTTTCCACGATGCGGTGGAGCAGCTGCTGGCTGTGGAGATCGACCTGCCGTGGGCCGGCAGCGGTTTCGACGCCACCGTCCACTCCTCGATCCGGCCCTATTACATGACGCTGGCTCATCGGACCCTGAGCTGGATGAGCAACTTCGCGGCCTGGACGGAACGGTTCGGCACCGGGACCGGACCCCGACCGCTGCACGCGCAGATCGTCGAGCACGCCGTCGAGCGGTACCGCGCCGAATATCTGGCCCTGGCCGCCGAGGTGCCGGAGTTCCACATCTGGACGGTGATGGGCGAGCACTCGGCCGCCCAGAACGCGCTCGGGCGTCTCGAGGAGCTGGTCGGTGGTCTTGTCGCGGCGCCGAGGACCCGGGCCGATGCCGCGCGCGACACCCTCGCCGCCCTCAACCGGGGTGTTCTCGGCCGCCCGGTCGTCGAGGCGGACGGTCTGACAGCGGTGCGCTCGCCGACCGTCGACCGCGGGTACGTCGAGCCGCATTTTCGCTGGGCGGTGATGGACCGCCGGTCTCAGCCGTCCCGCGAGGACTGGTGGAGCCTGCAGCCGGAGGGGACCGATCTGGCCGGCTTCCTCGCCGCCCATTTTGCCTCGCCGCGCGCGGCGACCCTGCCGCTCGTGGTGCTCGGCCACCCCGGCGCGGGCAAGAGTCTCCTCACCCGCGTCTGCGCCGCCCGCCTTTCCACGGACGCTTTCACCACGGTACGCATCCCGCTGCGTGACGCACCCGCCGGACGCATCTACCGCCAGGTCGAGGACGTGCTCACCGAGACGACACACGGCAAGGTCGAGTGGCGGCAGCTCTGCGAGGCGAGCAAAAAGCGGGTACGCGTGCTGCTGATCGACGGCCTCGACGAGCTGATGCAGGCCACCGGTGCGACGGAGTCGAACTATCTGCGGGACGTCGCCGACTTCCAGCGGGCCGAGCTGGAGATGGATTCGCCGGTCGCCGCCCTGGTCACGTCGCGGACGGTGGTCGCGGACACGGCCACGATCCCGCAGGGCTGCCTGGTCGTGAAGCTGATGGACTTCACCGACGAGCAGATCGACACCTGGGTGCAGCGGTGGACCGAGGCCAACGCCGTGGCGATCCGGGAGGGCCACGTGCGCCGCATCTATCCCGGCGCTCTGCGTACGCACGACGAGCTCGCCCGGCAGCCGTTGCTGCTGCTCCTGCTGGCGATGCTGGCTTCGGAGCAGGACCTGCCGGAGGGTGCCACCTCGGCCGGGTTGTACCGGACTCTGCTCGACAAGTTCGTCGCCCGGGAACTCGACCGGCCCGACGTGACCGGCGACGACACGAATCCCGAGCAAAAACGTCGGGACGAGCTGTGGAAGCTCGGCGTCGTCGCGTTCGGCATGGTGAACCGGGGTAAGCAGTTCCTGCACGAGGACGATCTGGCCGAGGACCTCCGGGGACTCAGCTCGAGCAGATCCGCCCGCCCGCCCGACCCGGCACGACGGGTCATCGGGCGCTTCTTCTTCGTCCACACCTCGGAGGCCGAGGGTGGCGCCGGTGGCCGGAGTTACGAGTTCCTGCACGCGACCTTCGCCGACTATCTGATCGCCCACCATGCAGCCCGGCTGCTGCGGGAAGCCGCCACCAGCTGGCGCACGAGCGGCGAATCCCAGGGCTGGAACGACGATCTGCTCTTCGCGCTGCTGTCCCACGTGGTCCTGGGCGGATCAGGTTCGCAGAGCATCGACTTCTTCTGGGACATCACCGACGACCCCGAAGAACTGGGCCCGTTTTTGGAGCATCTTGTTGCGGCGGCCCACTATCGCCGCCGGGACAACCAGTTCGACTCCTACGATCCGTCGGGACGAACCGTGGTGCAGCGCATCGCTGTCTACACCTCGAACCTCGTCCGCTTGCGGGTCGTCCTGAAGCAGGGACCAGTCGCCGTTGCAGCTTTCTGCCCTGACGATGTCGAGGTCGAGACCTGGTGGCCGGCTCAGGTCCGGCTCTGGGAAGCAGTGTTGTCCAAGACCGAACTGGAAACGACGATCGACTATCTGAGCCTGGACAGGTCCGGCGTGCCCACCATCACCTGGGAGAGCACGGAGGGCTACTACGAGGACACTCTGCCGTGGCTGGCTCTGGATCGGAAAAACGTCATCCGGAGCGCGGCCGCCCGAGGGCTCCTGCAGCCTCACTACTACGAGGAGCTGATCGCCCCGGTCGGGTCGGACATCGCCGATGCGGCCGAGAACCTCGGTTTTGCTCTTCGCTCACACTTCGGTGGGCCCCATATCGAGGAATCTTTCGTCGTCGAGGACGAGAATCATCCGGACTTGACCCAGCTGCGGCGACTCGAGATAAGCGTGATGGCAAAATTTGCCGCGGACTTCTCCTACGCCGATGTCGTCCGGATGATCGACCGCGTCGATGTTGAAGCCGAAATCCCCACCCTCGACCGCGCGCTGCTGGTCGTACAGCACCCACGGCTCCTGATGAACGTGCCGGACATGAATGCCGTCCGCGACGAGTACGGTCTGATCAACATCATGTTCGCGCTGGCCCGGCTGGTCCCCGACGACGGCCGGGAGATCTTCGAGGAGCTCATCGAGACCTCCGAGGCCAACAGGGGGATCGCGGAGACACCCGAGGGCCGCGCCGTCGCCTCGTTGCCGCCCGAGCTGGGTCGGCGGTTGATCCCCGAGCTCGCCAAGTCGATCCTCGCGAGGCAGTACCCGTGA
- a CDS encoding ABC transporter ATP-binding protein gives MLVRLLRAQLRPYGKSILLVVLFQFVATLATLYLPTLNADIIDNGVVPGDTGYVMQVGLEMLGITLLQIASQVAAVYFGARTAMAVGRDIRAGIFSKVLSYSAREVDSFGAPSLITRTTNDVQQVQMLVLMTFLLMVSAPIMCVGGILLALHQDVPLSSLLLVIVPLLVAVVAAIIVRMRPLFRTMQVRIDKVNRVMREQIAGIRVIRAFVRDDRERVRFGGANEELTDVSLRVGKLMALMFPTVMLLVNISSVAVLWFGGHRIDDGSMQIGALTAFLSYLMQILMAIMMATFMFVMIPRAEVCAERIEEVLDTPSSVEIAEHPVTELSRHGHLELRDVDFHYPGAEAPVLSGINLTARPREITAVIGSTGSGKTTLLNLVPRLFDATGGTVLVDDVDVRALDPALLSKTVGLVPQKPYLFSGTVASNLRYGNPDATDEELWTALEVAQARDFVQRMDGGLDAPIAQGGTNVSGGQRQRLAIARVLVHRPEIYLFDDSFSALDYATDAALRAALTAHIADATVVIVAQRVSTIREADRIIVLDDGHVVGSGTHTELMDANPTYREIVLSQLTEQEAAA, from the coding sequence GTGCTTGTCCGATTGTTACGGGCGCAGCTGAGGCCGTACGGAAAATCGATCTTGCTGGTCGTGCTTTTCCAGTTCGTCGCCACGCTCGCCACGCTCTATCTGCCCACCCTGAACGCCGACATCATCGACAACGGTGTGGTCCCGGGTGACACCGGTTATGTCATGCAGGTCGGCCTGGAGATGCTCGGCATCACGCTGTTGCAGATCGCCTCGCAGGTCGCGGCCGTCTACTTCGGCGCGCGGACGGCCATGGCGGTCGGCCGTGACATCCGGGCCGGGATCTTCTCGAAGGTGCTGTCCTACTCGGCGCGGGAGGTCGACAGTTTCGGCGCACCCTCGCTGATCACGCGGACCACGAACGACGTGCAGCAGGTCCAGATGCTGGTCCTGATGACGTTCCTGCTGATGGTCTCCGCGCCGATCATGTGTGTCGGTGGCATCCTGCTCGCCCTGCACCAGGACGTGCCGCTGTCGTCGCTGCTGCTGGTGATCGTGCCGCTGCTCGTCGCCGTGGTAGCGGCGATCATCGTGCGGATGCGGCCGCTGTTCCGGACCATGCAGGTCCGCATCGACAAGGTCAACCGCGTGATGCGCGAGCAGATCGCGGGCATCCGGGTGATCCGTGCCTTTGTCCGCGACGACCGGGAGCGGGTCCGCTTCGGCGGTGCCAACGAGGAGCTCACCGACGTGTCGCTGCGCGTCGGCAAGCTGATGGCGCTGATGTTCCCGACCGTGATGCTGCTGGTGAACATCTCCAGCGTCGCGGTGCTGTGGTTCGGCGGGCACCGCATCGACGACGGCAGCATGCAGATCGGTGCGCTGACGGCGTTCCTCAGTTACCTCATGCAGATCCTGATGGCGATCATGATGGCGACGTTCATGTTCGTCATGATCCCGCGGGCCGAGGTCTGCGCCGAGCGGATCGAGGAGGTGCTCGACACCCCGTCGAGTGTCGAGATCGCCGAGCATCCGGTCACCGAGCTGAGCCGGCACGGTCATCTCGAGCTGCGTGACGTCGACTTCCATTACCCGGGCGCCGAGGCGCCCGTGCTCTCCGGGATCAACCTGACGGCCCGGCCGCGGGAGATCACCGCGGTCATCGGGAGTACGGGCAGCGGCAAGACGACACTGCTCAACCTCGTACCCCGGCTGTTCGACGCGACGGGCGGCACCGTGCTCGTCGATGACGTCGACGTGCGTGCGCTCGACCCGGCGCTGCTGTCGAAGACGGTCGGTCTGGTGCCGCAGAAGCCGTACCTGTTCAGTGGCACGGTCGCCTCGAACCTGCGCTACGGCAACCCGGACGCCACCGACGAGGAGTTGTGGACGGCGCTCGAGGTGGCGCAGGCCCGCGACTTCGTCCAGCGGATGGACGGCGGCCTCGACGCACCGATCGCCCAGGGCGGCACGAACGTCTCCGGCGGTCAGCGGCAACGACTCGCGATCGCCCGTGTGCTCGTGCACCGGCCCGAGATCTACCTCTTCGACGACTCGTTCTCGGCGCTGGACTACGCCACGGACGCCGCACTGCGGGCCGCGCTGACCGCACACATCGCCGACGCGACCGTGGTGATCGTGGCGCAGCGGGTCAGCACGATCCGCGAGGCCGACCGCATCATCGTGCTCGACGACGGGCACGTGGTCGGGTCGGGCACCCATACCGAACTCATGGACGCCAACCCCACGTACAGGGAAATTGTCTTGTCCCAGCTCACTGAGCAGGAGGCGGCAGCGTGA
- a CDS encoding TfoX/Sxy family protein: protein MAYDEALAERVRERLGVLPGVSDKRMFGGLAFLTEGNLTVCVTGDDLMVRVGKDTYDQALTLPGVRPVDMSGRPMRGWVVVDGAELDDEVLDGWLDRASVFVRALPPK from the coding sequence ATGGCGTATGACGAGGCCCTGGCCGAGCGGGTGCGGGAGCGGCTCGGTGTGCTGCCCGGGGTGAGCGACAAGCGGATGTTCGGCGGGCTGGCCTTCCTCACCGAGGGCAACCTGACCGTGTGTGTCACCGGCGATGACCTGATGGTCCGGGTCGGCAAGGACACCTACGACCAGGCGCTGACACTGCCGGGTGTCCGCCCGGTCGACATGTCCGGCCGCCCGATGCGCGGCTGGGTGGTGGTCGACGGCGCCGAGCTCGACGACGAGGTCCTGGACGGGTGGCTGGACCGCGCGTCGGTGTTCGTTCGGGCGCTTCCGCCCAAGTAG
- a CDS encoding Calx-beta domain-containing protein: MRYSPAHAAKSGSVPFMLRGPKSAKTILSAAVAGVVGLVPAVLIASPAMAAVTYTWTDSTPNATEAQPVTAELTWADSDPLGTAPTTYTWSTAEGTAKAGYDFTPVTGATVTFTNGKANFSVTTLADTVYEGDESFDIVVNNGNVAVATATATINDEDIAPTYTMTANKTTVTEGTDTAVTVTVKLDAASAAPVSIPITTEDGSGANGAKAGSDYTTYSTPVTFAPSETTKQFTVPILNDTTDEDDQTFTIKASAGTGVTGTASPITITIADEDAAPAVKFNSATASIEEGKDLKFPVSLTAPSEKTVTVKYDTSDLTAGAQPNGEGLASAGKDYTAVSAGVVTFAPGDTLKDAVVKTTTDDLDEITPEDFQATLSAPTNATLGMPATSIGKIADPNTTTSPTVTLTPTTVKEGNATASQTFTVKLSKASGKTQVVHWIAGTGLGQTATANADYKSASGDLTFAPGDLEKTFSVDILGDLTDEPDENFTLTLSNKDVASTLSNVSGDLKANTILITDDDDKPTYSVNNVSMAEGNTASVALYTLKLSNPTSTALTFNVTKVDDTAKSAPVGDPLTVFGTDDYSVPVGTVTVPAGQPAGYAFALVNGDGIFEPDEAASLKFTPADVATTGAVTGASATGTLTLTNDDTAPVLNVVPVSGNEDDTVTVKGIVIGQSQAEVSLNVSFEGKSVGGTKAASADDFTNPGAQLVKIPVGTPVGAQIKIADVKLTKDSVAEPAETILVSGFGLSNTGSVKDGAITIAANGTTTPDPDPEEPGEDSITLDSSSDFRLGVGNITLSGKTTPGAKVQPWAQPLDSDAGLVEYGSEVTADSSGNFSFVGKFTKTGYKFAASINDGDLTSDPVTVFLKQDPDLFLRSSSRGQATLSVFGDPRVAGLSVRFLRANSNGTWSTVATGSLDSTGKLSRTLTGLKSGASYLYKVTVYGDGDVGLLTNTSKSARVTIR; this comes from the coding sequence ATGCGCTATTCACCAGCCCATGCGGCCAAGAGCGGCTCGGTTCCGTTCATGCTGCGTGGCCCGAAGTCGGCCAAGACGATCCTCTCGGCCGCAGTCGCCGGCGTCGTCGGACTCGTGCCGGCCGTCCTGATCGCGTCGCCTGCGATGGCCGCGGTGACCTATACCTGGACCGACTCGACACCGAATGCTACGGAAGCGCAGCCGGTGACGGCCGAACTGACGTGGGCCGACAGCGACCCGTTGGGCACGGCTCCGACCACGTACACCTGGAGCACCGCCGAGGGCACTGCGAAGGCTGGCTACGACTTCACCCCGGTGACGGGCGCAACCGTCACCTTCACCAATGGCAAGGCGAACTTCTCAGTCACGACTCTCGCGGACACTGTTTACGAGGGCGATGAGTCGTTCGACATCGTGGTCAACAACGGGAACGTTGCCGTTGCGACCGCGACTGCCACCATCAACGACGAAGATATCGCTCCCACCTACACGATGACCGCTAACAAGACGACGGTCACGGAGGGCACTGACACGGCAGTGACCGTGACGGTAAAGCTGGACGCGGCATCAGCCGCGCCGGTGTCGATTCCGATCACGACCGAAGACGGCTCCGGCGCAAACGGCGCTAAGGCCGGCAGCGACTACACCACCTACTCCACGCCGGTCACCTTCGCGCCCAGCGAGACCACGAAGCAGTTCACTGTCCCGATCCTGAATGACACGACGGATGAGGACGACCAGACCTTCACCATCAAGGCCTCTGCGGGAACTGGTGTGACGGGCACTGCGAGCCCCATCACCATCACTATTGCCGATGAAGATGCGGCGCCCGCCGTCAAGTTCAACAGCGCGACGGCGTCGATCGAAGAAGGCAAGGACCTGAAGTTCCCTGTGTCGCTAACTGCTCCGTCTGAGAAGACGGTTACGGTGAAGTACGACACCAGCGATCTCACCGCAGGTGCGCAGCCAAACGGCGAGGGTCTGGCGTCTGCGGGCAAGGACTACACCGCCGTGAGCGCCGGCGTCGTCACCTTCGCACCTGGTGACACCCTCAAGGACGCCGTAGTCAAGACGACGACGGATGACCTGGACGAGATCACTCCCGAGGACTTCCAGGCGACGCTGTCGGCGCCTACAAATGCGACTCTCGGCATGCCGGCTACCTCTATCGGCAAGATCGCGGACCCGAACACGACCACTTCGCCGACCGTGACTCTCACGCCGACCACGGTTAAGGAAGGCAACGCCACCGCGTCGCAGACCTTTACCGTGAAGCTTTCTAAGGCCTCCGGCAAGACCCAGGTCGTTCACTGGATCGCGGGTACGGGGCTTGGGCAGACTGCCACTGCGAACGCTGACTACAAGTCAGCCAGCGGCGACCTCACGTTCGCGCCGGGGGACCTGGAGAAGACTTTCTCCGTCGATATTCTGGGTGACCTTACGGACGAGCCCGACGAGAACTTCACTCTCACCCTGAGTAATAAGGACGTTGCCAGTACGCTGTCCAACGTCTCCGGGGATCTCAAGGCCAACACAATCCTCATCACCGATGACGACGATAAGCCGACGTATTCGGTGAACAACGTGTCGATGGCTGAGGGCAACACGGCCTCGGTCGCCCTCTACACGCTGAAATTGTCGAATCCGACCAGCACCGCGCTCACCTTCAACGTGACTAAGGTCGACGACACCGCGAAGAGCGCGCCGGTTGGTGACCCGCTGACGGTCTTCGGCACTGACGACTACTCGGTGCCGGTGGGAACTGTCACCGTCCCAGCGGGTCAGCCGGCCGGTTATGCTTTCGCGCTGGTGAACGGTGACGGGATCTTCGAGCCCGATGAGGCAGCGTCCCTTAAGTTCACCCCTGCTGACGTTGCTACCACGGGAGCCGTCACCGGAGCATCCGCCACCGGCACGCTGACCCTCACCAACGATGACACCGCGCCGGTGCTCAACGTCGTACCTGTGAGCGGCAATGAGGATGACACCGTAACAGTCAAGGGAATTGTGATCGGGCAGTCGCAGGCTGAGGTTAGCCTGAACGTCAGCTTCGAAGGCAAGTCAGTTGGTGGCACCAAGGCTGCCTCGGCGGACGACTTCACCAACCCAGGTGCTCAGCTGGTGAAGATTCCAGTCGGGACACCGGTCGGTGCCCAGATCAAGATCGCCGATGTCAAGCTGACCAAGGACTCGGTGGCCGAGCCCGCCGAAACGATTCTGGTCTCTGGCTTCGGCCTGAGCAATACGGGTAGCGTCAAGGACGGCGCTATCACCATCGCTGCCAACGGCACCACCACGCCGGACCCCGACCCGGAGGAGCCGGGTGAGGACAGCATCACGCTGGACTCGTCCTCGGACTTCCGTCTCGGCGTCGGCAACATCACGCTGAGCGGCAAGACCACCCCGGGTGCCAAGGTGCAGCCGTGGGCGCAGCCGCTCGACAGTGACGCCGGACTGGTGGAGTACGGCAGCGAGGTCACCGCTGACTCGTCCGGTAACTTCTCCTTCGTCGGGAAGTTCACCAAGACCGGGTACAAGTTCGCCGCCAGCATCAACGACGGTGACCTGACGTCGGACCCGGTGACCGTCTTCCTCAAGCAGGACCCGGACCTGTTCCTCCGGTCGTCCAGCCGGGGCCAGGCGACGCTGAGCGTCTTCGGTGACCCGCGTGTCGCCGGCCTGTCGGTCCGCTTCCTGCGCGCCAACAGCAACGGCACCTGGAGCACGGTGGCGACCGGTTCGCTCGACAGCACCGGCAAGCTCAGCAGGACCCTGACGGGCCTCAAGTCGGGTGCGTCGTACCTCTACAAGGTCACCGTTTACGGTGACGGCGACGTCGGTCTGCTGACCAACACGTCGAAGAGTGCACGCGTCACGATTCGCTGA
- a CDS encoding ABC transporter ATP-binding protein produces MGGPGRMMAGGMPTEKLQDFKGSTKRLLKMLKPQRMLVALVTLLGIASVTLSVIGPKLLGHATDIIFDGIVGKGLPAGVSKAEIIARLRAEGQTNRADMLASMDVIPGQGIDFTRLQHVLLWVLVIYLFAWVFGVFQGRLTATVVQRVVFRLRNQVEEKLSRLPLSYFDQQPRGEVLSRATNDTDNIAQTLQQTFSQLVTSLLTIIGVLVVMFWISPLLALIALVTVPVSVWLTTAIGKRSQPQFVAQWATTGKLNGHIEEMFTGHSLVKVFGRQNEAAETFRTHNDRLYASSFRAQFISGLIQPAMMFISNVNYVLVAVVGGLRVASGSLSLGDVQAFIQYSRQFSQPLTQVASMANLVQSGVASAERVFALLDAPEQSAEPETSPVTGPVRGRVAFEDVSFRYAPEKPLIDNLSLAVEPGQTVAIVGPTGAGKTTLVNLLMRFYDVTSGRITLDGVDIATMPREELREHMGMVLQDTWLFGGTIYDNIAYGADHPTPESVAAAAEAAHVDRFVRSLPDGMDTVIDDEGSNVSAGEKQLITIARAFLAKPSILILDEATSSVDTRTEVLIQRAMNTLRAGRTSFVIAHRLSTIRDADVILVMESGAIVEQGTHDDLIAANGAYARLYSAQFAQAAVDMD; encoded by the coding sequence ATGGGCGGGCCCGGCCGCATGATGGCCGGCGGCATGCCGACCGAGAAGCTGCAGGATTTCAAGGGCTCCACCAAGCGGCTGCTGAAGATGCTGAAGCCGCAGCGGATGCTCGTCGCCCTGGTGACGCTGCTCGGCATCGCCAGCGTGACGCTGTCGGTGATCGGGCCGAAGCTGCTGGGCCACGCCACCGACATCATCTTCGACGGCATCGTCGGCAAGGGCCTGCCCGCGGGGGTCAGCAAGGCGGAGATCATCGCCCGGCTGCGCGCCGAGGGCCAGACCAACCGCGCCGACATGCTCGCCTCGATGGACGTGATCCCCGGTCAGGGCATCGACTTCACCCGTCTGCAGCACGTGCTGCTCTGGGTGCTGGTCATCTACCTGTTCGCCTGGGTCTTCGGGGTGTTCCAGGGCCGCCTGACCGCGACCGTCGTGCAGCGTGTGGTGTTCCGGCTGCGCAACCAGGTCGAGGAGAAGCTGTCCCGGCTGCCGCTGTCGTACTTCGACCAGCAGCCGCGCGGCGAGGTCCTGAGCCGGGCCACCAACGACACCGACAACATCGCGCAGACGTTGCAGCAGACGTTCAGCCAGCTGGTCACCAGCCTGCTGACGATCATCGGCGTCCTCGTGGTGATGTTCTGGATCTCGCCGCTGCTGGCCCTGATCGCGCTGGTCACCGTGCCCGTGTCGGTCTGGCTGACCACCGCGATCGGCAAGCGGTCGCAGCCGCAGTTCGTCGCCCAGTGGGCCACGACGGGCAAGCTCAACGGCCACATCGAGGAAATGTTCACCGGCCACTCGCTGGTCAAGGTCTTCGGCCGCCAGAACGAGGCGGCGGAGACCTTCCGGACCCACAACGACCGCCTGTACGCGTCGAGCTTCCGTGCCCAGTTCATCTCGGGCCTGATCCAGCCGGCGATGATGTTCATCAGCAACGTCAACTACGTGCTGGTGGCCGTGGTCGGTGGTCTGCGCGTGGCGTCGGGTTCACTGTCGCTGGGTGACGTGCAGGCGTTCATCCAGTACTCGCGGCAGTTCAGCCAGCCGCTGACCCAGGTGGCGAGCATGGCCAACCTGGTGCAGTCCGGTGTCGCGTCGGCCGAGCGCGTCTTTGCGCTGCTGGACGCACCGGAGCAGTCCGCCGAGCCGGAGACGTCACCGGTCACCGGCCCGGTCCGCGGCCGGGTCGCCTTCGAGGACGTCTCCTTCCGGTACGCCCCGGAGAAGCCGCTGATCGACAACCTGTCGCTGGCGGTCGAACCGGGCCAGACGGTCGCCATCGTCGGACCCACCGGCGCCGGCAAGACCACCCTGGTCAACCTGCTGATGCGCTTCTACGACGTGACGTCCGGCCGCATCACCCTCGACGGCGTCGACATCGCCACCATGCCCCGCGAGGAGCTGCGCGAGCACATGGGCATGGTCCTCCAGGACACCTGGCTCTTCGGCGGCACGATCTACGACAACATCGCGTACGGGGCCGACCACCCCACGCCGGAATCGGTCGCGGCGGCCGCGGAGGCGGCACACGTCGACCGCTTCGTCAGGTCCCTGCCGGACGGCATGGACACCGTGATCGACGACGAAGGCTCCAACGTGTCGGCCGGCGAGAAGCAGCTGATCACGATCGCCCGCGCGTTCCTGGCCAAGCCGAGCATCCTGATCCTCGACGAGGCGACCAGCTCGGTCGACACGCGCACGGAGGTCCTGATCCAGCGGGCGATGAACACCCTGCGGGCCGGACGCACGTCGTTTGTCATCGCCCACCGCCTGTCCACGATCCGCGACGCCGACGTCATCCTCGTGATGGAGTCGGGCGCGATCGTCGAACAGGGCACCCACGACGACCTGATCGCCGCGAACGGTGCCTACGCCCGGCTGTACTCGGCGCAGTTCGCCCAGGCCGCCGTCGACATGGACTGA
- a CDS encoding TetR/AcrR family transcriptional regulator — MSAEQGQRRRRVPAMAPEDRRAALIAATVPLLYEHGLEISTRQIAQAAGVAEGTIFGVFNDKHSLVVAALMEALDPQPTLDAMAAIDAGAGLRERLSAAATLINERFARNARLMTAARSLALSPHSHPDATERMARSRHNLLEGLTEVIAPDAGELRRSPATVARMLLLFCGANTYGPFGDPRSFDGDEIVSLLLDGLLIAPAHRHHHGGA; from the coding sequence GTGAGTGCGGAGCAGGGACAGCGGCGGCGGCGGGTGCCTGCGATGGCGCCCGAGGATCGGCGGGCGGCGCTGATCGCTGCCACCGTGCCCCTTCTGTACGAGCACGGGCTCGAGATCAGCACGCGGCAGATCGCGCAGGCGGCCGGTGTGGCCGAGGGGACGATCTTCGGAGTCTTCAACGACAAACATTCGCTGGTGGTCGCCGCGCTGATGGAGGCGCTCGACCCGCAGCCGACCCTCGATGCGATGGCGGCGATCGACGCCGGCGCCGGGCTGCGGGAGCGGCTCAGTGCCGCCGCCACGCTGATCAACGAGCGGTTCGCCCGCAATGCCCGGCTCATGACGGCGGCGCGGAGCCTGGCGTTGTCGCCGCACTCGCATCCCGACGCGACCGAGCGGATGGCCCGGTCGCGTCACAACCTGCTCGAGGGCCTCACCGAGGTCATCGCGCCCGATGCCGGGGAGCTGCGCCGGTCACCGGCGACCGTTGCCCGGATGCTTCTGCTCTTCTGCGGAGCCAACACGTACGGGCCGTTCGGCGACCCCAGGAGCTTCGACGGCGACGAGATCGTGTCGCTGCTGCTCGACGGACTCCTGATCGCCCCGGCCCACCGACACCACCACGGGGGTGCCTGA